TCATATCCAGGTATGCGTACCACTTTGGAGATCCTTTTTTTAAACTTTGGTTCCTTAAGAGGTAGCTTGGATGAAAAGTTGGAAAGATTTTAATATTTCCATACCAATCGAAGAAACGTCCACGTGATTGAGTTATCTTAGATTCACCGGTAAAGTAATTCAACGGTGTGTTGCCAAGAGTTACTATTATTTTTGGTTTGATGACGATTATTTGACCATCAAGGTAGGATTGACAACTTTTAACCTCTTCTTGCGTGGGGACCCTGTTTTGAGGAGGTCTGCATTTTACGATGTTTGTGATGAAAACATCTTTTCTTTCCAATTTTGCATATTCTTTGAGCATCTTTTCTAAAAGTTGCCCTGCTCTTCCAACGAAGGGCTCTCCCAAGGCATCTTCGTCTGCTCCAGGACCTTCACCTACAAACATTATTGGTGAGTCAACATTTCCGGAACCCGGAACAGCGTTAGTTCTTGTGAGATTCAAAGGGCACTTTTCACATATCTCTATTCTTTTGGCGATCATTTCCATATCCTTCTGTTTTTCCTCGTTTCCGTATAAGATCATCCATATTCCTCCTCACATTAATCCAAATTCAAACCCATCATCACCATAAGAGATATTTTTATCAGGTATATAATTGATAAAAAAAGATATTCTGAACGAGGTTAAATCAAATTGAGGTAATAAGGAAAACTTAGACTGTAAGTTCAACGTCCAGCATACAATTTGTTTTTGTATTTCAAACTCTGTAAAATTCACGCTTTGATCCTCTATATCATAATTGAAGTTAATTTTTGCGAATTCACTTTTATCCCTGTTGTTTATGTGGAACCCCGTTTTTAGATAATCAGAAATACGGTAGGTTGTCTCGATTCCAAAAGAATAATTCGAACTTTTTTCTAAGAAATTTATGTCTAAGTCGTAAAGAGTGTACTCTTCCTTCATGTCAAAATCTCCATAAATCTTGTTACCATCATAATAAAAAAGAAAATATGTTAAAAGTTCTGGAACCATTTTGGTAAAAGTTTTTTCATTAATATATAAGTCATAATCAAATTGTAGTCGATTTCTATTGTACCTCAAAATTTCTCTGTTTTCAATATAATCAATCTTAATCTCTTCTTGATGGTGATAATCAAATTCACTTCTATGTGTTAAAAGGCCAATAACGTTGGTTAGTTTGACGTTTGTGGTATCTGGCTGGATCTTATTAAGATCTGAAATATCAAATTCTGTTTTTGTTTGTAAGGTATTTTTTGTGTTTAATAAATTTATGTTGGTTTGAGTTTGAAGTTCTAGTTTTTGCAAATCGGGGAAGTTTTCAGTATTTCTTAGATCAAAGCTTCTACTTAACCTTGAGGAATTCGTAAGATTTTTGTCGAATATGGAGAAAGAATATCCTACGTAATCGTTGTAATTCAATTCGTCCGTGGCAGAGGGAGTGAGAGAGTTTTCTAAGACCTTTACGTATTCTAAGGAGTTACCAACTTGAAAAGCACCTAAATTAATATCTATTCCAGGTTTTAAAGAGTAATTAAAAAGCGATTTTCCAGAAGAGTAGGTTTCACCAGGTATAAAGTCATTATAATAGTTGAAATTAATCGTATCTTCCATGTTGAATTTTAAATCGAAATTATTATTTTTAATTTCATAAAGGGTATCTTTGTAAGAGAAAGTGTTTTTTGTTGTTAATCGATTTTTGGTGGTTTCCGTTCCGACGGTTGTATAAGCGTAATCAAAGTTGCCATACATTCTGGCAAATGTTTCATAGAAGTTGTATTTTCCTGATATGTCTATTTCAGTCTCTTTCGTATTCCATATCTCGGGCATTGAAAGATCGGATATGTCTCCATATGAATGAGAGTTGAGCTTAAGTTTGGACAGTGAGATCAGAGATCTCCCATATCTTTTTTGAAAAGCTGTAGATTCGACGTTTAAAAAAAGAATATCATCAAATCCTTTTGGATCCCAATAAATGTGTGATCTTATATTTTTAAGATCTCCCAAATTCGTTTGTAGTTTTGGGATATTTAACGACAAAGATTTTTTTTCTGTTGCCGGTTCAAGTTGAAGCTCTAATTTGGCAATTTCACTGGCTTTGTTATCTTCGAAAAATTGGTATGAAACACCTAAGTTGTTATCGTATGTATTTGGGGAATTCAGACTTGTAAAGAGATACAAACTTCCATATAAAAAAGGGACACCGTATTTTAGGGTCACTTCTTTATCTGTTTCTTGTGTGGCTAGATCGTTGACTGTGTTGTAAGATAAATGAACCTTCGATCCATTTTTAAACTTATAATTTATTTCTGTTAGTAGTGAAAATTCGTTGTTATCGTATCCAAAGGTGAGAGACATGGGTTCTTTTTCATCTTCTGATAAACTTTGAAAATAGAAAGGTAGGTATAGAACAGGGACTCCAAAAAAACTGAGCACAACGTCGCGGGCTATCAAAAAATATCCTGGGAAAATGTCGACCTTTCGAGCTGAAAAATAATAAGTTATACAATCCTCACACGTAGTTAATTGGGTCTTATTTGTTTCTATTATATTCTCTTGCATAGGTTTTTGAATACTTTCAGACCATATGCGTACCTCTACTTCTTTATCTCCCTTATACTTTTGTATGGTATAGGAATTTAAGAAGACTGCTGAATCTTCCTCGAAGTTTACGGTTATTTCTGAGGCTTGTATAGATATATCTTCATATCTATAACTGATATTTCCATAGAAGGTTGCTGCTTTAATTGTTCCATCTTCATTTAATTCACCTTGAGCTGAGTCAGCCTTTATCGTAGAGCCTTCATATTCTACAAAGACGTCTCCTTCTAAAAATAATAGATCATCTTTTAAGAAAAAATTTTGACTGTTTATATTCACCGGTGCAGAAAAAAAGGAAGAACCGACTAAAATAAACAATATTACAGAAAAGATTCTTTTCAGAGGCTCTAAAAGTTTATAAGATGCTCTTGTATCCAACATAAAGAATAGAAAAGCACCAATAATGCCAAATATTATGTTGGGAATCCAAACGGATATCGTTGGATTTATTATTTTCTCTTTTCCCAAAGCAGACAACCAAGCACCAGAGCCTTGATAAATTATGACCAACACAAACGTTGTAATTACACTCCATGATTTACTTGTTAGGTTTAAAAACAGGGATAAGGCAGTTCCTAAAATACAAATTACTAAGGGAGCCAACGAGTTAGCAAATTTTGACTGATAGGAAACTATTAAACCAGAGACATCCAACCCAAGTTTGGAAAAAGTAGTTATTTTTTCTCTTAGTTCTTTTGAGGTCATTTCGTTAGCGCTTTTAGAGAAGTTCAGAAATTCTTCGACATCTTCTTGGATATCGAGTTGCAATTGGTCAAAAGTAATGTCTAAGTCTAGAAATCCATCTTTGTTAGTTCTAAACATCCTTCCATTTTTCATGTACCAACCGTCGGAGCCTTTTTGAGCTTGCTTAGCGTTGAAAACGGCAGTGTAATCTTTTTTTACCTCGTATAAGAGTACGTCGTATAAAATCCCACTTTCTCTATCTATTTGTTTTACAAAGAGGTATCTTCCATCGCCAACATCAACAAATTGGTTTTCTTCGATCTGTGCTTGAGGTCTTTGATAAACGTACCGAGCCATCGCTTCTTTTGCCTTGTAGTTTGATTGTGGTACGATTGTGTCGAAGAGAGCAAATGTAAAAAAAGATAACAATAGAGAAATTGTCATAAAAGGTATAATTAATTTCTTCATTGGTATTCCCAGCGTTTGTAGAGCGATTATTTCGTTTGCAGAGGAGAGTTTTGAAATAACCCAAAATATACCAAACAGCACTCCCACAGGAATTCCCATGGAGATAAAATACGGTAGATGATACCAAATCAATATCAGTAGTTTTGAAAATCCTACATTGTTTCTAACAATTATTTCTGATAGTTGGTAAAGTAACTCCAAGCTAACAAAGACTATAAAAGCTATTAATCCCATAAAAAATGGAGGTATGAATTCTATCGAAATGTATTTGAAGAGCTTTTTCATTGGTTTTCTTCTCCCAAGAAATAGAAGAGTTCTAAACCGTTATTTCTACATTTGTAAAATTCCCCTGTTAACGCCCAAATAATATTTTCAGAGATGTTTGTGATGAAATCAGAAAAGTCAGTTAAATTGTTTAGTACTTCTATATGAAGTGAAGCGGATTTAATAGATTCTTTGGCTTTGTACAAATATGATTTGTAAGCATCGATAAGCCCCTTTACTTCCTCGTTGAGAATACAACTTTTCTTCGCTTTCTCAAAAAAACTTTCTTTTACTTGATCTGTCATCAATTTGGTTGCTTTGATATTGATCAAATCTGATAACAAGGATAAAACATTTGAAAGATTCTCTTTGGTCAGTTCCAAGCTATCTTCAAAATTTGTAGCGTTTACAGCAGAAGGGGTTTTGAGTATTTCGATTATTAATTTGGCATTTTTTTCGCATATATCACCCATGTTTTCAAATATTTGAACTAATTTTGAGCTCATGAAACAAGCTTTTAAGTAAATCCCTGTGTAATTACCAGAAGACAATAAGATAACGCTTTCATAATTCAGGCTTGCTTCAATGAAATCTAATCTATCGTCTTGATTTATTATTTCTTTTGATAATTTATCGTTTCTTTCTATATAAGCATCCTCAAATTTATAGTACATTTCTTGAACTATTCTGCCCATTCTCAAAACATTATTTAAATATCGTGTCAATCGATTCAAACTGATACTGTTGATTTGGCTAACATTCTCTTTTTTGAACAATTTATTTGCCTCCTAAAATTATTCAAACCTTCGACCAAACCCTAATTTTTTATCCAACGCATTGAGATAATTGTTGCCATTTCTTTGGGCTAATTTTATCGTTAGCTCACTGGAAGTTACATATACCGACATTGCTGGTTCCATCCTATGAATGATATCTCCATCGCCTGTTACATATGCAAAACCTTTGCTCATGTTTTTCAAAATGATCTCTATCTTTTGTGTTGGGGGAGCTATGAATGGCCTAATGTTGAGGGCATGGGCAGCTAATGGGATGAGTTGAATAACGTTCAACTCAGGGTGAATTATAGGACCTCCAGCAGATAAGGCATAGGCTGTGGATCCTGTTGGTGTTGATACAATTAATCCATCTCCAGAGAATGAAAATAAAGTGTGTTCCTGAAGTTTTACATCAACGTTCATAGTTCCTAAAGGCTGACTTTTCAACAAGACGATATCGTTTAAAACAACGACTTTTTTGGTGCCAACATGACATTCTAAAAGGTGCCTAAATGAAAAAGAAATATTTTCTTTTTGTATATCTTCGATTAACTCTTTTATCTCAGAACTGGAATAAGAACTCAAGAAACCTAAATTTCCAGTATTAACGGCTATTACCGGCTTTGAAAATATTGCGGCAATTTCAGCTATTTTCAAGACCGTCCCATCTCCCCCAAAAACCACGAAAAAATCAGCTACTTTGGCTTGCTCTTCCTCTAAGGTAGAACCAGCAGAAGCGTAATCAAGAACCTCGATACCACTTTCATTGAAAGGTTTTAATATGTTTTGTTCAAGGTTATCCTTAGAAAGCTTAAGTGGATTGTAAAAGATAATGATCTTCATAAAAGATCACACTCCAAGCCTATAACCTAAGTCCAATAGAGATTGTACTAAAAATCTATCTAAAAACATCAATATCAAAAAAGCAATCATCGGAGATAGATCGATGTTGCCTATAACCGTGGGTATAAATCTTCGTATAGGATTTAAAATTATATTAGCAACAGAATCAACAAAACCTCGAAATCTGTTGTATTGGAAGGGTATTATGAAACTTAATAAAGCGGATACAATTATACAAAATTCAAAAAATACTATTACTATTCTTAATATACTTGCTAGTGCTATTAAAAGGTTTGCTATTACAAACATTTTTTCCTCCCTGTAAGAAGTCCGTTCATCTAAAGATA
The window above is part of the Petrotoga olearia DSM 13574 genome. Proteins encoded here:
- a CDS encoding uracil-DNA glycosylase translates to MILYGNEEKQKDMEMIAKRIEICEKCPLNLTRTNAVPGSGNVDSPIMFVGEGPGADEDALGEPFVGRAGQLLEKMLKEYAKLERKDVFITNIVKCRPPQNRVPTQEEVKSCQSYLDGQIIVIKPKIIVTLGNTPLNYFTGESKITQSRGRFFDWYGNIKIFPTFHPSYLLRNQSLKKGSPKWYAYLDMRIMGIMYRALKQGKSVEEVTKTIEEKIKSLENAGGS
- a CDS encoding LptF/LptG family permease — encoded protein: MKKLFKYISIEFIPPFFMGLIAFIVFVSLELLYQLSEIIVRNNVGFSKLLILIWYHLPYFISMGIPVGVLFGIFWVISKLSSANEIIALQTLGIPMKKLIIPFMTISLLLSFFTFALFDTIVPQSNYKAKEAMARYVYQRPQAQIEENQFVDVGDGRYLFVKQIDRESGILYDVLLYEVKKDYTAVFNAKQAQKGSDGWYMKNGRMFRTNKDGFLDLDITFDQLQLDIQEDVEEFLNFSKSANEMTSKELREKITTFSKLGLDVSGLIVSYQSKFANSLAPLVICILGTALSLFLNLTSKSWSVITTFVLVIIYQGSGAWLSALGKEKIINPTISVWIPNIIFGIIGAFLFFMLDTRASYKLLEPLKRIFSVILFILVGSSFFSAPVNINSQNFFLKDDLLFLEGDVFVEYEGSTIKADSAQGELNEDGTIKAATFYGNISYRYEDISIQASEITVNFEEDSAVFLNSYTIQKYKGDKEVEVRIWSESIQKPMQENIIETNKTQLTTCEDCITYYFSARKVDIFPGYFLIARDVVLSFFGVPVLYLPFYFQSLSEDEKEPMSLTFGYDNNEFSLLTEINYKFKNGSKVHLSYNTVNDLATQETDKEVTLKYGVPFLYGSLYLFTSLNSPNTYDNNLGVSYQFFEDNKASEIAKLELQLEPATEKKSLSLNIPKLQTNLGDLKNIRSHIYWDPKGFDDILFLNVESTAFQKRYGRSLISLSKLKLNSHSYGDISDLSMPEIWNTKETEIDISGKYNFYETFARMYGNFDYAYTTVGTETTKNRLTTKNTFSYKDTLYEIKNNNFDLKFNMEDTINFNYYNDFIPGETYSSGKSLFNYSLKPGIDINLGAFQVGNSLEYVKVLENSLTPSATDELNYNDYVGYSFSIFDKNLTNSSRLSRSFDLRNTENFPDLQKLELQTQTNINLLNTKNTLQTKTEFDISDLNKIQPDTTNVKLTNVIGLLTHRSEFDYHHQEEIKIDYIENREILRYNRNRLQFDYDLYINEKTFTKMVPELLTYFLFYYDGNKIYGDFDMKEEYTLYDLDINFLEKSSNYSFGIETTYRISDYLKTGFHINNRDKSEFAKINFNYDIEDQSVNFTEFEIQKQIVCWTLNLQSKFSLLPQFDLTSFRISFFINYIPDKNISYGDDGFEFGLM
- a CDS encoding phosphate signaling complex PhoU family protein translates to MFKKENVSQINSISLNRLTRYLNNVLRMGRIVQEMYYKFEDAYIERNDKLSKEIINQDDRLDFIEASLNYESVILLSSGNYTGIYLKACFMSSKLVQIFENMGDICEKNAKLIIEILKTPSAVNATNFEDSLELTKENLSNVLSLLSDLINIKATKLMTDQVKESFFEKAKKSCILNEEVKGLIDAYKSYLYKAKESIKSASLHIEVLNNLTDFSDFITNISENIIWALTGEFYKCRNNGLELFYFLGEENQ
- a CDS encoding NAD(+)/NADH kinase, which gives rise to MKIIIFYNPLKLSKDNLEQNILKPFNESGIEVLDYASAGSTLEEEQAKVADFFVVFGGDGTVLKIAEIAAIFSKPVIAVNTGNLGFLSSYSSSEIKELIEDIQKENISFSFRHLLECHVGTKKVVVLNDIVLLKSQPLGTMNVDVKLQEHTLFSFSGDGLIVSTPTGSTAYALSAGGPIIHPELNVIQLIPLAAHALNIRPFIAPPTQKIEIILKNMSKGFAYVTGDGDIIHRMEPAMSVYVTSSELTIKLAQRNGNNYLNALDKKLGFGRRFE
- a CDS encoding YggT family protein; its protein translation is MFVIANLLIALASILRIVIVFFEFCIIVSALLSFIIPFQYNRFRGFVDSVANIILNPIRRFIPTVIGNIDLSPMIAFLILMFLDRFLVQSLLDLGYRLGV